The Kineothrix sp. MB12-C1 genome includes a window with the following:
- a CDS encoding NCS2 family permease codes for MEKLFKLKQHNTTVSTEILAGLTTFFAMAYILFVNPAMLSQTGIPYGAVFLATIFASVAGTLVMALFANVPYAQAPGMGLNAFFTYTVCFGLGFTWQQALAMVFICGIINVIITVTKIRKSIIKAIPLSLQHAIGGGIGIFVAYIGIKNAGFLNFTSDPGAYILLDSGTVIADAGIVPALVLFNNPAIFLSLISLIIMIVLVIKKVPGAIFISIIVSTIIGIFMKVVDVSQIGIASNLGTSFAELGTTIGAAFGAEGMLSLFADASKIPLVLMTIFAFSLSDTFDTIGTFIGTGRRSGIFSEKDQAEMENSSGFKSKMDRALFADSIATSIGAIFGTSNTTTYVESAAGIGAGGRTGLTSLVTSIMFLLSILLAPVIGIVPTQATAPALIIVGIMMLSSFANIKWENLEEAVPAFFAGIFMALCYSISYGIATGFIFYCIVKCLRGEAKSIHPILWVSTGLFLLNFIILALI; via the coding sequence ATGGAGAAATTATTTAAACTGAAACAGCACAATACCACTGTGTCTACCGAAATTCTTGCCGGGCTCACTACCTTTTTTGCAATGGCGTATATTTTATTCGTCAATCCGGCAATGCTTTCTCAGACAGGGATCCCTTATGGCGCAGTATTTCTTGCTACCATTTTCGCTTCTGTTGCCGGCACGCTCGTTATGGCTCTTTTTGCCAATGTTCCTTATGCACAGGCTCCGGGAATGGGATTGAACGCATTCTTTACCTATACCGTATGCTTCGGTCTTGGCTTCACTTGGCAGCAAGCTCTTGCTATGGTATTTATCTGTGGTATTATCAACGTTATCATCACTGTTACAAAAATCCGTAAATCTATTATCAAAGCAATTCCTTTAAGCCTTCAGCACGCGATCGGCGGCGGTATTGGAATCTTTGTAGCGTATATTGGAATCAAAAATGCAGGATTCTTAAACTTCACATCTGATCCTGGTGCCTACATATTGCTGGATAGCGGAACTGTAATTGCGGATGCGGGCATTGTTCCTGCCTTGGTATTATTTAATAACCCTGCAATCTTCCTTTCTCTGATTTCTCTTATTATTATGATCGTACTCGTTATAAAGAAGGTTCCGGGAGCTATCTTTATCAGCATTATTGTATCTACGATTATCGGTATCTTCATGAAAGTGGTAGATGTGAGCCAGATCGGTATTGCTTCCAATCTCGGCACATCCTTTGCTGAACTCGGAACTACGATTGGTGCTGCATTCGGTGCGGAAGGAATGTTATCTCTTTTTGCAGATGCTTCTAAGATTCCGCTCGTACTTATGACAATCTTTGCATTCAGCCTTTCCGATACCTTTGATACCATTGGAACCTTTATCGGTACTGGACGTCGTTCCGGTATCTTCAGCGAAAAGGATCAGGCAGAAATGGAGAATTCCAGTGGATTTAAGTCCAAAATGGATCGCGCATTGTTTGCCGATTCCATCGCTACTTCTATCGGCGCTATCTTCGGTACTTCCAATACAACAACTTATGTGGAAAGTGCTGCAGGTATCGGTGCAGGCGGACGTACCGGACTAACCTCTCTTGTAACATCTATTATGTTCTTGTTGAGTATTTTACTTGCACCCGTTATCGGTATCGTTCCTACTCAGGCAACGGCTCCTGCTCTTATTATAGTTGGTATTATGATGCTTTCTTCCTTTGCAAATATTAAGTGGGAGAATTTAGAAGAAGCTGTTCCTGCATTCTTCGCAGGTATCTTCATGGCTCTGTGCTATAGCATATCTTATGGTATAGCAACAGGTTTCATCTTCTACTGTATCGTAAAATGTCTGCGTGGTGAAGCGAAGTCCATTCATCCTATTCTTTGGGTGAGTACAGGGTTGTTCCTGTTGAACTTCATTATTCTGGCATTAATTTAA